A window from Candidatus Binataceae bacterium encodes these proteins:
- a CDS encoding histidine kinase, with protein MRARDFTELDVNVARGRVVLSLVAILSVYIDPAAGGIFYLSRYALITLSSHLVYSIGAYLAVSRRLGLKYLPLLSTTLDVLFAAAVVLVTEGPTSPSYIFFVFAIIAVDCRTGFRDTVTVTLCSGVLYFLLLAFSAGGAKHLYAMRAAYLTITGYLIGFIGQQRAKFEVRIRELETSAERHRIARSLHDGYVQALAGVTLRLEACRELLARNRGAEALTQLTELQGGVSREFDQVRAYVRSLADLDQSLGGSISAVPDTRFRIEAGFAANGLIVEQIIQIMLEGMRNALRHGKARNALINAQESDGHIRITIEDDGVGFAAAAKAPWAIASRVEECGGSLRVAAGQHPGAHLEIEMPAG; from the coding sequence ATGAGGGCGAGGGATTTCACGGAACTCGATGTTAATGTCGCGCGCGGGCGGGTGGTGCTGTCGCTGGTCGCCATTCTCTCGGTCTATATCGACCCTGCGGCCGGGGGGATCTTCTATCTGAGCCGCTATGCGCTGATCACCCTGAGCTCGCATCTGGTCTACAGCATCGGCGCCTATCTCGCGGTGAGCCGGCGCTTGGGGCTCAAGTACCTGCCCCTGCTGTCGACCACCCTGGATGTGTTGTTCGCGGCAGCGGTGGTTCTGGTGACCGAGGGTCCGACCAGTCCTTCGTATATCTTTTTTGTGTTCGCAATAATCGCGGTAGATTGCCGGACCGGGTTCCGAGACACGGTTACGGTCACGCTGTGTAGCGGGGTACTTTATTTCCTGCTCCTCGCGTTTTCGGCGGGGGGCGCAAAACACCTTTACGCAATGCGCGCGGCCTACCTGACCATCACTGGATATCTGATCGGCTTCATCGGCCAGCAGCGGGCCAAATTCGAAGTACGCATCCGCGAACTCGAGACCAGCGCCGAACGCCATCGCATCGCGCGCTCGCTGCACGACGGCTACGTACAGGCGCTGGCCGGTGTCACCCTGCGGCTAGAGGCCTGCCGCGAATTGCTGGCGCGCAATCGCGGTGCGGAAGCCTTGACCCAACTCACTGAATTACAGGGGGGAGTCTCCCGAGAGTTCGACCAGGTGCGCGCCTACGTGCGCTCGCTCGCGGATCTCGATCAGAGTCTCGGCGGCTCGATCTCCGCCGTGCCGGATACGCGGTTTCGAATCGAAGCCGGGTTTGCGGCCAACGGTCTCATCGTTGAGCAGATCATCCAGATTATGCTGGAGGGAATGCGCAACGCGCTCCGCCATGGAAAAGCGCGCAACGCCCTGATTAACGCCCAGGAGAGCGACGGACACATTCGAATTACCATCGAGGACGATGGCGTTGGTTTCGCCGCGGCGGCAAAAGCGCCTTGGGCGATCGCGTCGCGAGTTGAGGAATGCGGAGGAAGCCTGCGGGTCGCAGCAGGCCAACATCCAGGTGCTCACCTGGAAATTGAAATGCCAGCGGGATAA
- a CDS encoding Hsp20/alpha crystallin family protein, protein MELRVTNGYTPNGWLYRPWNRLWEELENSPQSLAPRADVIEDSEGYHFTFEMPGLKSESVDVRIDDQSLIVEAERSRPERPEGVSVHVAERSYGKLHRSFTLPEDAVQDNIRAAYKDGVLEVTVPKRPEAKPVKIKVELN, encoded by the coding sequence ATGGAACTGAGGGTTACTAACGGATACACGCCGAACGGATGGCTTTATCGGCCATGGAATCGACTTTGGGAAGAGCTCGAGAACAGCCCCCAGAGTCTGGCGCCGCGGGCGGATGTCATTGAGGACAGCGAGGGGTATCACTTCACCTTTGAGATGCCCGGACTGAAGAGCGAGTCGGTCGATGTACGCATCGATGACCAGTCTTTGATCGTGGAAGCGGAACGTTCGCGCCCGGAGCGGCCGGAAGGCGTTTCGGTTCATGTCGCGGAGCGCAGTTATGGCAAGCTCCACCGCTCGTTCACTCTTCCCGAGGACGCTGTGCAGGACAATATCCGCGCCGCATACAAGGATGGCGTGCTGGAAGTGACGGTACCCAAGCGCCCCGAGGCGAAGCCCGTAAAGATCAAGGTCGAGCTGAACTAA
- a CDS encoding LemA family protein, which yields MSFQGGTKRAEENPMGYIMLLIVAAIVVWAIVAYNSLVRLRNEIDGSWRQIDVQLKRRHDLIPNLVEAVKGYMQYERDTLNQVVEARAKALTASDQGSRIAAENQLSSGIGRLLAVMENYPQLKADENVLRLQEELTTTENQIAFARQSYNDVVLSLNTRIQTFPSNLIAGNFGFHAAEYFKAAPEDQAVPKVDLAMGAPRVQQ from the coding sequence GTGTCGTTTCAGGGGGGGACCAAGCGCGCCGAGGAGAACCCTATGGGTTACATAATGCTGCTCATAGTCGCTGCGATCGTCGTGTGGGCCATCGTCGCGTACAATTCGCTGGTACGGCTGAGGAACGAGATCGATGGTTCCTGGCGGCAAATCGACGTCCAGCTCAAACGCCGCCACGATCTGATTCCCAACCTGGTTGAGGCCGTCAAGGGCTACATGCAATACGAGCGCGACACCCTGAACCAAGTGGTCGAGGCCCGCGCCAAGGCGCTCACCGCTTCCGACCAGGGAAGCCGGATCGCCGCCGAGAATCAACTCAGTTCCGGGATCGGGCGGCTGCTTGCGGTAATGGAAAATTACCCGCAGTTGAAAGCCGACGAAAACGTGCTGCGCTTGCAGGAAGAATTGACTACCACCGAGAATCAGATCGCGTTCGCGCGCCAGTCCTACAATGACGTGGTGCTTTCGCTCAACACCCGAATCCAGACCTTTCCCTCCAACCTGATCGCCGGCAATTTCGGTTTTCACGCGGCCGAATATTTCAAGGCCGCGCCGGAGGATCAGGCGGTTCCCAAAGTTGACCTCGCGATGGGCGCGCCGCGCGTACAGCAGTGA
- a CDS encoding response regulator transcription factor yields MPIRLLIADDHALFRQGLKSLLMLQPDIELVGEVERAADLEPALNQAAVDVVLLDLQMDRWMGNDIEALAQRVSVVVLTASERIEDALAAIRKGARAIVQKRFAVETLMEAVRSAANGLAWLPPLLQTELAAQMGSASDQRLTAREHEIARYVAEGLRNAEIAQRLAISESTVKTHLNNIFQKLHLRDRVELALHALRVGPASRA; encoded by the coding sequence ATGCCGATTCGATTGTTGATTGCCGACGACCATGCACTGTTTCGCCAGGGTCTCAAGTCACTCCTGATGCTCCAGCCGGATATCGAGCTGGTCGGCGAGGTCGAACGTGCAGCAGATCTCGAACCTGCCCTGAACCAGGCCGCAGTCGATGTGGTGCTACTCGACCTCCAGATGGATCGCTGGATGGGCAACGATATTGAAGCGCTTGCCCAGCGGGTCAGCGTGGTAGTGCTGACCGCCAGCGAACGCATCGAAGATGCGCTCGCGGCGATACGCAAAGGAGCACGTGCGATAGTCCAGAAAAGATTCGCGGTCGAAACCCTGATGGAGGCGGTTCGCAGCGCCGCCAACGGCTTGGCTTGGCTGCCACCCTTGTTGCAAACCGAGCTGGCAGCGCAGATGGGAAGCGCATCCGACCAGCGGCTGACCGCGCGTGAACATGAGATCGCCCGCTACGTCGCTGAGGGCTTGCGCAATGCGGAAATCGCGCAACGTCTCGCGATCAGCGAGAGCACAGTCAAAACGCACCTGAACAACATCTTTCAGAAACTGCACTTGCGCGATCGCGTTGAGCTTGCGCTTCATGCACTTCGGGTTGGTCCGGCCTCTCGCGCCTGA
- a CDS encoding APC family permease codes for MKTQPITDSIDRHRRTLSGIFIGPPRDVKDPSILHSMSLVAFLAWVGLGSDGLSSSCYGPEEAFLALGQHQYLAVFLAMLMALTVFVISASYSQTIDEFPSGGGGYLVATKLLGRHAGLVSGCALIVDYVLTISISIASGADAIFSFLPAAWFAYKLHFCMVIVLLMVAMNLRGIKESVLTLLPIFLSFVVMHVILVTYAFLSRAPELPVIAHDAVREVHNGVSTLGTVALAIVFLRAYSMGGGTYTGIEAVSNGLPILREPRTVTGKRTMLYMAISLAFVAGGILVAYLLADVHAVHGKTLNAVLFEKLTANWQVGGVRVGLPIVTFTLITEGALLFVAAQTGFIDGPRVLATMATDRWLPRRFANLSARLVTQDGLLAMGLTAGAILLGTRARVGLLVVLYAINVFVTFTLSQLGMSVHWWKERKREPRWIHKLAVNGIGCLFTALILVVTVTLKFDEGGWVTIAMTGGVVTACYLVRRHYERVARAIDQLEVEILPQLYNAAAKEPSPRDPHAPTAALLVNGFNGLGLATLTTLSRLFDNQFKNVVFISVGEVDSALLKSPAEVQQLESKVADDLIEYCRLAADLGFSAELRTAIGTDVVLELKRLCFEVASQFTHTVFFAGQLVFGEEINGFVSRFLHNQTALEVLQWLQLHGLSLVILPVRVSAAQSPPTRENAPKTIAA; via the coding sequence TTGAAGACCCAGCCCATCACCGATTCTATCGACCGGCACAGGCGGACGCTGTCAGGCATCTTCATCGGGCCGCCCCGCGACGTGAAGGATCCCAGCATCCTTCATTCAATGTCGCTGGTGGCGTTTCTGGCCTGGGTCGGACTGGGTTCCGACGGACTCAGTTCCTCGTGCTACGGCCCCGAGGAGGCATTCCTGGCCCTGGGGCAGCATCAGTACCTCGCGGTGTTTCTGGCGATGCTGATGGCGCTGACCGTCTTCGTCATTTCGGCGTCATATTCGCAAACCATCGATGAGTTTCCCTCGGGCGGCGGCGGTTACCTGGTCGCGACCAAGCTGCTCGGTCGTCATGCCGGTCTGGTTTCCGGATGCGCTCTAATCGTCGACTACGTTTTGACCATCTCGATCTCAATCGCCAGCGGGGCCGACGCGATCTTCAGTTTTCTGCCGGCCGCGTGGTTCGCCTACAAGCTCCACTTCTGCATGGTAATCGTGCTCTTGATGGTCGCGATGAATCTGCGGGGCATCAAGGAATCGGTGCTCACGCTGCTGCCGATCTTCCTGTCATTCGTTGTAATGCACGTCATCCTGGTGACCTATGCATTCCTCTCGCGCGCTCCGGAGTTACCCGTGATCGCGCACGATGCCGTGCGCGAGGTGCACAACGGAGTCAGCACGCTGGGTACGGTTGCACTCGCGATTGTCTTCCTGCGCGCCTACAGCATGGGTGGCGGTACCTATACGGGTATCGAGGCGGTCAGTAACGGACTGCCCATCCTGCGCGAGCCGCGTACCGTGACGGGGAAACGCACCATGCTCTACATGGCGATTTCGCTCGCTTTCGTGGCGGGCGGAATTCTGGTCGCCTACCTGCTCGCCGACGTTCATGCGGTGCATGGCAAAACCCTCAACGCGGTGCTGTTCGAAAAGCTGACCGCCAACTGGCAGGTCGGCGGAGTCAGGGTCGGCCTGCCCATCGTGACGTTCACGCTGATTACTGAAGGTGCGCTGCTATTTGTCGCCGCGCAAACCGGGTTCATTGACGGTCCGCGGGTGCTCGCCACGATGGCGACCGATCGCTGGCTGCCGCGGCGCTTTGCAAACCTGAGCGCTCGGCTGGTCACTCAGGACGGGCTGCTCGCGATGGGCCTCACGGCCGGCGCGATCCTGCTTGGAACCCGTGCTCGCGTCGGTCTGCTGGTGGTGCTCTATGCCATCAACGTGTTCGTGACCTTCACGTTGTCGCAGCTCGGGATGAGCGTGCACTGGTGGAAAGAGCGCAAGCGAGAGCCGCGCTGGATCCACAAGCTGGCCGTCAACGGGATCGGCTGTCTGTTTACGGCGCTGATCCTGGTGGTAACCGTCACGCTCAAGTTCGACGAGGGCGGATGGGTCACGATCGCGATGACGGGAGGCGTGGTGACCGCCTGCTACCTGGTGCGCCGACATTATGAGCGAGTTGCACGCGCGATCGATCAGCTCGAGGTCGAGATTCTTCCGCAGCTTTACAACGCCGCCGCCAAGGAACCATCGCCGCGCGATCCTCACGCTCCTACCGCAGCGTTACTGGTCAATGGCTTTAACGGGCTCGGTCTCGCAACGCTCACCACGCTCTCGCGGCTATTCGACAATCAGTTTAAAAACGTGGTCTTCATAAGCGTCGGCGAAGTCGATTCCGCGCTGCTCAAGAGCCCCGCCGAAGTGCAGCAGCTCGAGTCCAAAGTCGCCGACGATCTGATCGAATACTGCCGGCTTGCGGCCGACCTGGGATTCTCCGCCGAGTTGCGGACCGCGATCGGCACCGACGTGGTGCTGGAGCTGAAACGGCTCTGCTTCGAGGTCGCTTCGCAATTCACGCACACGGTTTTTTTCGCCGGTCAGCTCGTTTTCGGCGAAGAGATTAACGGCTTCGTCAGTCGCTTTCTGCACAATCAGACCGCTCTCGAAGTCCTGCAGTGGTTGCAGTTGCACGGCCTGAGCCTGGTGATCCTGCCGGTCCGCGTCTCGGCGGCCCAATCTCCCCCGACGCGCGAAAACGCGCCCAAAACGATCGCCGCCTGA
- a CDS encoding M48 family metallopeptidase → MTAASDFRALEATNRRETAVLVAAMIAILAALGFGLDVWSGSIRITDGSVSGFPLLTIFALIFGAVQALISFYGGTRLVLLSVHAHPLTADTIQHQRVLDTINEMAIAARMPTPRAYLMDDPAPNAFATGRDPAHSVICVTQGLVDTMDREEMQGVIGHEMSHIRDYDIRTMMMVAVMVGGIAMLSDFFFRMMFYSGGRRRSSNDKNGGGGGILVIYLATLILAAVAPIVAQLVAMAISRQREYLADASSVEFTRNPHALLRALEQIAKSESPLKAATSGTGHLFIVNPREGVREDRERFFDNLLSTHPPLTKRIERLRAMLGAPGQATAVRQS, encoded by the coding sequence ATGACTGCGGCGAGCGACTTCCGCGCCCTGGAAGCGACCAATCGTCGCGAGACCGCGGTGCTGGTCGCGGCGATGATCGCCATCCTCGCCGCGCTCGGATTCGGTCTGGATGTGTGGTCCGGCTCGATTCGAATTACTGACGGCAGCGTCAGCGGCTTCCCGCTGCTCACGATCTTCGCGCTCATATTCGGAGCGGTGCAGGCGCTTATTTCCTTTTATGGGGGCACCCGACTGGTACTGCTTTCGGTTCACGCGCATCCGCTTACCGCCGACACGATTCAGCATCAGAGAGTACTCGACACCATCAATGAGATGGCCATTGCCGCGCGAATGCCGACCCCGCGCGCTTACCTGATGGACGACCCCGCGCCAAACGCGTTTGCGACCGGACGTGACCCGGCTCACTCGGTCATCTGCGTGACCCAGGGACTGGTCGACACCATGGATCGCGAAGAGATGCAGGGCGTCATCGGCCACGAGATGTCACACATCCGCGACTACGACATCCGCACCATGATGATGGTCGCGGTGATGGTCGGCGGCATCGCGATGCTCAGTGACTTTTTCTTCCGGATGATGTTCTACTCGGGCGGCAGACGACGTTCGAGCAATGACAAGAACGGCGGCGGTGGCGGGATCTTGGTAATATATCTGGCGACCCTCATCCTAGCCGCCGTCGCTCCCATTGTTGCGCAGCTCGTCGCGATGGCTATTTCGCGTCAGCGCGAATACCTGGCCGATGCCTCCTCGGTCGAATTCACCCGCAATCCGCACGCTCTGTTGCGCGCGCTGGAGCAAATCGCCAAATCGGAATCTCCCCTCAAGGCGGCGACTTCCGGTACCGGCCACCTTTTCATCGTGAATCCGCGCGAGGGCGTGCGAGAAGACCGGGAGCGGTTTTTCGATAATCTGCTGTCAACCCACCCGCCCCTCACTAAGCGAATCGAGCGCCTGCGGGCGATGTTGGGCGCGCCCGGCCAGGCGACGGCTGTTCGGCAATCCTGA
- a CDS encoding aldehyde dehydrogenase family protein: MAEFTMTINGKAVAGSKTVGVINPATGKTFAQVPDCSKAELDQAMDAAQKAFTTWSKDINLRRKVLGECSAALMNPPEGLARTLTQEQGKPLDKAGQEVMGTAFWAQYTSTLELPVEVVQDNAQSHIEVRRKPLGVVAAITPWNYPIMLAMWKIAPALLAGNTVVLKPSPFTPITTLMLGEILRDIIPPGVLNVVSGGDDLGAMMTSHKVPRKISFTGSVETGKKVAAAAAPDLKRVTLELGGNDAAIVLPDVNPKEVAQKIFWGAFENSGQICSAIKRVYVHEKVYSTVLETLGEIAQGVKVGNGLDAGTQLGPLNNKPQFERVTELVEDAKKHGAKIVTGGKRIGNEGYFYAPTIVSEISDGVRLVDEEQFGPALPVMPYKDVDEAVRRANSTTYGLSGSVWGTDSDQAAEVAKQLECGSAWVNQHLAIAPNLPFGGAKWSGIGVENGPWGLLGFTEIQVVNVAKQ; this comes from the coding sequence ATGGCCGAATTCACGATGACGATAAACGGCAAGGCGGTCGCCGGATCCAAGACCGTCGGTGTAATCAACCCCGCTACTGGCAAGACCTTCGCGCAGGTACCCGACTGCAGCAAGGCCGAGCTTGACCAGGCGATGGACGCAGCACAGAAGGCCTTTACCACCTGGAGCAAGGACATCAACCTGCGCCGCAAAGTGCTCGGCGAGTGCTCTGCAGCGTTGATGAATCCGCCCGAGGGACTGGCGCGAACCCTCACCCAGGAGCAGGGCAAGCCGCTCGACAAGGCCGGCCAGGAAGTCATGGGGACCGCATTTTGGGCGCAATACACCTCCACGCTCGAGCTGCCGGTGGAGGTGGTGCAGGACAACGCGCAAAGCCACATCGAAGTGCGGCGCAAGCCGCTCGGCGTGGTCGCGGCGATCACACCCTGGAACTACCCGATCATGCTGGCGATGTGGAAAATCGCGCCGGCTCTGTTGGCCGGCAACACGGTCGTACTCAAGCCGTCGCCGTTCACGCCGATCACGACCCTAATGCTGGGTGAGATTCTGCGCGACATTATTCCGCCCGGTGTGCTCAACGTCGTCTCCGGCGGTGACGACCTTGGTGCGATGATGACCTCGCATAAGGTGCCGCGGAAAATTTCGTTCACCGGTTCGGTCGAGACCGGAAAGAAGGTGGCGGCGGCTGCGGCACCCGACTTGAAGCGCGTGACGCTCGAGCTTGGCGGTAACGATGCAGCTATCGTGCTCCCCGATGTCAATCCGAAAGAAGTTGCGCAGAAGATTTTCTGGGGCGCGTTCGAGAATTCCGGCCAGATCTGCAGCGCGATCAAGCGCGTTTATGTTCATGAGAAAGTGTATTCAACCGTGCTCGAGACCCTGGGCGAAATCGCGCAGGGCGTGAAGGTCGGCAATGGCCTCGATGCGGGAACCCAGCTTGGGCCTCTGAACAACAAGCCCCAATTCGAACGCGTAACCGAGCTGGTGGAAGACGCGAAGAAACACGGGGCCAAAATCGTCACCGGCGGCAAGCGTATCGGCAATGAAGGCTACTTCTACGCGCCTACCATCGTCAGCGAGATCTCCGACGGCGTACGGCTGGTCGACGAAGAGCAGTTCGGCCCGGCCTTGCCGGTCATGCCCTACAAGGACGTCGACGAGGCGGTGCGGCGCGCGAACTCGACCACCTATGGGTTGAGCGGCTCGGTATGGGGAACCGATTCGGACCAGGCCGCCGAGGTTGCCAAGCAGCTCGAATGTGGCTCTGCGTGGGTAAACCAGCATCTGGCGATCGCACCTAACCTCCCCTTCGGCGGCGCCAAGTGGTCAGGCATCGGCGTGGAAAACGGACCGTGGGGTCTGCTCGGCTTCACCGAAATCCAGGTGGTGAACGTCGCAAAGCAATAG
- a CDS encoding polyphosphate kinase 2 family protein — translation MAVDLKASLKHVEELKDLLMVPPGKKISLGKDYDPGFMPSQYNKKQMKQLLQEGVELLAEYQDQLYAQSEYALLIVLQAADAAGKDGTIKHVMSGVNPQGCDVYSFKQPSAAELRHDYLWRCMLRLPERGKIGIFNRSYYEEVLITRVHSEILDGQKMPRQWKDKKIWNRRFEEINNFEKYLFQNGIIILKFFLNLSRKEQKQRFLARIDRPEKNWKFSPSDVRERKFWKEYREVFEDCFNHTSTEWAPWYVVPADDKPFTRIAVAGIIIKTLQGLMLRYPEVDKKRREDLQEIRRALKRE, via the coding sequence ATGGCTGTCGATCTTAAGGCTTCGTTGAAACATGTCGAGGAACTGAAAGACCTGCTCATGGTCCCGCCGGGGAAAAAGATCTCACTGGGCAAGGACTACGATCCCGGGTTCATGCCGTCGCAATACAATAAGAAGCAAATGAAGCAGCTGCTCCAAGAGGGCGTGGAGCTGCTGGCCGAGTACCAAGATCAGCTCTATGCGCAGAGTGAGTATGCGCTCTTGATCGTCCTACAGGCCGCGGATGCAGCTGGCAAAGACGGCACCATCAAACACGTGATGTCGGGAGTGAATCCGCAGGGCTGCGACGTGTATTCATTCAAGCAACCCTCGGCCGCGGAGCTCCGCCACGACTATCTATGGCGATGCATGCTGAGACTGCCGGAGCGTGGCAAAATCGGAATATTCAATCGCTCTTACTACGAGGAAGTACTAATTACTCGGGTACATTCGGAAATCCTCGATGGGCAGAAGATGCCGCGGCAATGGAAGGACAAAAAAATCTGGAATCGGCGGTTCGAGGAAATCAATAATTTCGAGAAATACCTGTTTCAGAACGGCATCATCATACTCAAATTCTTTCTGAACCTTTCACGCAAAGAGCAGAAGCAACGCTTTCTCGCTCGCATCGATCGTCCGGAGAAGAACTGGAAATTTTCGCCCAGCGATGTCCGGGAGCGCAAATTCTGGAAGGAATATCGTGAGGTATTCGAGGATTGTTTCAATCACACCAGCACGGAGTGGGCGCCCTGGTACGTCGTTCCCGCCGATGACAAGCCCTTCACGCGAATCGCGGTCGCGGGCATCATCATCAAGACGCTGCAAGGCTTGATGTTGCGGTATCCGGAAGTCGACAAGAAGCGGCGCGAAGACCTGCAGGAGATCCGGCGTGCATTAAAACGGGAATGA
- a CDS encoding methyltransferase: MTIRSDETLDPILGGALSVVQPRDGYRFSVDSILLARFATIRSRDRVLELGAGCGVISMVITAIARPRETIALEIQPRMAQLAARNAPGNGFPNLHCKCADIRAAHIPGVHQGSFDLVVCNPPFHARGAGRQSPNRSRRARSRRHRRVPGRIRGGGAPLGAQLVEESRPSSPPRAAPN, translated from the coding sequence ATGACGATCCGCAGTGACGAGACTCTCGACCCGATCCTAGGTGGCGCGCTCAGCGTCGTCCAGCCACGCGACGGCTATCGGTTTTCGGTCGACTCGATCCTGCTGGCGCGCTTCGCGACCATACGCAGTCGCGATCGGGTTCTGGAGCTAGGCGCGGGATGCGGCGTGATCTCGATGGTTATCACGGCGATCGCGCGACCGCGCGAAACCATTGCACTCGAGATTCAGCCGCGGATGGCACAACTGGCGGCGCGCAACGCGCCCGGTAACGGGTTTCCGAACCTCCACTGCAAGTGTGCGGACATTCGCGCCGCGCACATTCCGGGGGTCCACCAGGGAAGCTTCGACCTGGTGGTCTGCAACCCGCCATTTCACGCGCGCGGCGCGGGACGCCAAAGCCCCAATCGAAGCCGGCGGGCACGCTCGCGGCGACACCGGCGCGTCCCTGGCCGAATTCGCGGCGGCGGCGCGCCGCTAGGTGCGCAATTGGTGGAAGAGTCGCGACCATCTTCGCCGCCGCGCGCAGCACCGAACTGA